The DNA segment ACGGTGCAGATCTCCTTTCGACGGCCGGAAACGGTACATCGCCGCCTGCATAGCGTCAACGCGCGCGGTGCCGCTTCACTTGTCACGCCCTCTCAATGCGCGCTGGCGCAGCCACGCGTCCATCAGCGTGAGAGCCATCATGCTCTCGGCCACCGGCACGACGCGCGGGCAGATACAGGGATCGTGGCGTCCCTGGATCTCGACGGTGGTCGTGCCTCCGCCCTGCTTCGCGGCGGTCTGCGGACGGGCGATGGACGTCGCGGGCCGAACGGCCACGCGCACCACGACGTCGGCCCCGTTGCTGATCCCGCCCGAGATTCCACCGGAGAAATTACTGAGGAACCGCTCACCGTCGAACACGTCGTTGGTCTCGGACCCATGCTTCCCGGCCATCTCGAATCCACCGCCGATCTCGACGCCCTTGGTGGCGGGGATCGAGAGCATCGCGAGGCCGAGCACCGCGTCGAGCTTGCTCATCGTCGGATCCCCCCAGCCGGCCGGCACGCCGCTGGCGATCACTTCGACCACGCCGCCGACCGAGTCCTTGTCGTCGCGCGCCCTCTCGATGATCGCCGCCATCCGGACCGCCGCCTCGGCATCGGGACAGCGCACCGGATTCTTCTCGGCCTCGTCCCAGTCGCGGCGCGCGGCCTTCACGTCCTTCACCTGCACGGTTCCGCCCACGATCCGCACGCCCACGGTGGCGAGCGCGGTCTTCGCCAGCGCGCCGGCCGCCACGCGCCCGATGGTCTCGCGCCCCGAAGAGCGGCCTCCGCCCCGGTGATCGCGCACGCCGTACTTCGCGAACGTGCTGTAGTCGGCGTGGCCCGGACGGAACACGTCGCGCAACGCGTCGTAATCCTTCGAGCGCGCGTCCGTGTTGCGCACCAGCATGGCGATCGGCGTTCCCAGCGTGACGCCCTCGAAGATCCCGGACAGGATCTCGGCTCGGTCGCCTTCCTGGCGCTGCGTGGTGAGCGCGCTCTGGCCGGGACGCCGCCGGTCCAGCTCGCGCTGGATGGCGCCTTCCTCGATCGCGATCCCCGGCGGCATGCCGTCCACCACCACGCCCACTCCGGCGCCGTGGGACTCGCCGAAGGTGGTGACCACGAACAATCGTCCGAAGGACGAGGACATCGGCTCGATCAGCGGCGCGCGCGCCCGCGAGCGCGTTCCGGCGCTCCGAGCGTGCGTGCGATCAGCGCGCCTTTCGCGTCGCCGTCGCGTCCGTGGAGCGCCTGCTGCGCCGCATTGGTCCGCTTCCGATAGGCCAGGTGGTCCTCGACCATGCGCTCGAATTGGCGCATGTAGGTGAAGCGGATCGCTGCGCGCGCTTCCGCGACCCAGGGCTTCACCCGCTCCCAGGTCACGATGTCCTCGCCGGTGTGATCGAAGAACAGCTCGGCATGGAGCACGCCGCGATTGACGAGCGCGGCGACCATTTCCCAGTACGCCAGCGTCATGCGCAGGTACTGGTCGGCGTCGGAGAACTTGAGGTAGCCGGGACCGATCTCCTCCCAGCTGCTCGCCTTGAATTCGGAGAGGACCCAGGCGCGGGCCTTGCGGAGCTGGGGTTCACGGCGCAGCTCGTAGAGGTGGAGCAACAGCTGGGCATCGGCGTGGGTGGCCTTGCGCATGGCTTACCTCCTGTCGGTGGGGGCCCGCGGACTCTAGCAAGCCGAGACCACCCGCCAAAAGCGGAGCGCCCGCATGGTTGCGCGGCCGTTGGGGTAGCCCTAGAGTGCCCTCGTGCTCGACCGATTGCGCGCGTGGGTGATCGGAGCCCCCAAGAACCTGCTCGATCCCCACATCCACCACTCCCTCGCGCTCATCGCGTTCTTTGCCTGGGTCGGGTTGGGATCCGACGGCCTCTCTTCATCGTCCTACGGTCCCGAGGAAGCCTTCCTTCAGCTCGGCGCGCACCGCCATCTGGCGCTCTACCTGGTCGTGGCCATGGTGGCCACGATCTTTCTGATCTCGGCGAGCTACAGCTACATCATCGAGCTGTTCCCGAGCGGTGGCGGCGGCTACCTGGTCGCCACCAAGCTCCTCGGGACCGTGCCCGGCGTGGTCTCCGGCGCGGCGCTGGTGGTGGACTACGTGCTGACGATCGCGATCTCGGTGGCATCGGGTGTGGAGGCCATCTTCTCGTTCCTTCCACCCGAGCTGGCGGTCCTCAAGCTGCCCTCCAAGCTGGTCATCGTGATCGGGCTCACCACGCTCAACCTCCGGGGTGTCAAGGAATCCGTCCTGGTGCTCACGCCGATTTTCCTCGGCTTCATCTTGAGCCACGTCACGCTCATCCTGTTCGGAATCTTCACGCACACGAACGTGATGGGCCACATCCTGACCGACACCGTCACCGACACCCAGCTGGCGGTCGGCGAGCTCGGCTGGCTTGGCGTGGCGCTCGTCTTCCTGCGGGCGTTCTCGCTCGGCGGCGGGACGTACACCGGCATCGAGGCAGTGAGCAACAGC comes from the Candidatus Eisenbacteria bacterium genome and includes:
- the aroC gene encoding chorismate synthase, which gives rise to MSSSFGRLFVVTTFGESHGAGVGVVVDGMPPGIAIEEGAIQRELDRRRPGQSALTTQRQEGDRAEILSGIFEGVTLGTPIAMLVRNTDARSKDYDALRDVFRPGHADYSTFAKYGVRDHRGGGRSSGRETIGRVAAGALAKTALATVGVRIVGGTVQVKDVKAARRDWDEAEKNPVRCPDAEAAVRMAAIIERARDDKDSVGGVVEVIASGVPAGWGDPTMSKLDAVLGLAMLSIPATKGVEIGGGFEMAGKHGSETNDVFDGERFLSNFSGGISGGISNGADVVVRVAVRPATSIARPQTAAKQGGGTTTVEIQGRHDPCICPRVVPVAESMMALTLMDAWLRQRALRGRDK